One bacterium genomic window, CGCCGATCCGAAGCAGGCGAAGAAGGACCGCGACGCGCTGAAGAAGGCCGAAGCGGACAAGAAGGCGGGGAAGCCCGAGACGTCCGCCGCCGCGCCTGCGGTTTCCGAGCCGGCCCCCGCGCCGACGCAGGCTGCGGCCGCCGCGCCCGCTCCGGCCCCCGCGCCGGCGCCCGCGGTCGCCGCTCCCGCCCCCGCGCCGGCCCCCGTCGTCGCCCAGAGCGCGCCCGCGCCGGCCGCGCATCCCGCCGCCGAGCCCGAACCGCCGATGAGCGGGCCGTTCATCCCCGGCGCCAACGGCGTGAGC contains:
- a CDS encoding energy transducer TonB produces the protein ADPKQAKKDRDALKKAEADKKAGKPETSAAAPAVSEPAPAPTQAAAAAPAPAPAPAPAVAAPAPAPAPVVAQSAPAPAAHPAAEPEPPMSGPFIPGANGVSQPRLVNKVEPSYPEVARSRKIGGEVTLQLTVLADGSVGGVKVLRDPGAGLGAAAANAAKKWRYRPGMMKGRAVDTLITERMRFNP